The window GACAATGAGCACCGAGCCATGCGAGCTTTACTCCATGATCTGCACGACCAACGGCTGGACTAACCACAAAGACGCTTCCAATTCGTGCAACATCTCAGGATTCGTGGGACAAAACGCCTCCCCGCACTTTCCTTCCCGTTCTTGCGCATGTCAATCGTCGTTCGCAGCTTCAAAGGGCAAAACATCCGACTGGTCGATGGGATCAAACTGAAAACAGGACAGGCCGTTGTTGCAGCCACCTTCTTCTCCAATGCAGGTTCAAACATAAGCTTGATGTGGAAGCTGATCACGTCGCATCATGCTCCAGAGCTTGCATCACATCATCATAATGAAGCTTGAAATACTCTTTTTAGTCACGCTATTGTGCTTGCCAGGCTACGCAAAACCTACAAGCAGTCGCAAGACGTGTACCATCAAAGCCAGCGGCACTAATCAAACCGACGATGCACCTGCGATCAGAGCAGCTTTCCAGGAGTGCGGCCGACATGGCAAGATCGTCTTCAGACCCACGACTTACTATGTCAACTCAGTGCTCAACATTACCGACCTCGAGGATGTTGACGTAGATGTGCAAGGCCATCTGCTTGTGAGTAGGATCATCATGTGTACTTGCAAAGACCATGTCTGAAGTGAGTGCAGTGGAGCACCAACATCCAGTACTGGCTGAATGCGTCTCTTCCCGTTGGTTATCAAAACCAGTCCACAGCCTTCGTCCTTGGTGGGAACAACGTTCGAATCGACGGCCACGGCGTTGGTACACTGAATGGCAACGGAGACTACTGGTATCAGTGGATCAAAAAGCAGCCTAACACATCAAACTATCCTGGTCGCCCACACCAGCTCACTTTCAACGGGCTTACAAACTCCGTCGTGAAGGGACTGAATTTTTTGAGAAGCCAGATGTGGACAGTGTCCATCATCCATAGCTACGACAGCGTCTGGGAGGACATTTTCATCAACAACACTGGCAATGTAGTGTCAAGCTGTAAGTCGCCTGGGTAATGAAATATCCCATGACATCAGACTTACGATGTTGGCAGCGAACACCGATGGCGCTGATACCTTCTTCTCGTCGAACCTCGTGTTCAAGAACTTGACCGTCTACAATGGCGATGACTCATTTTCCGCTAAAGCAAACAGTACCAACATCACACTACTCGATTCGCACTTCTATCATGGACTTGGTATCGCCATCGGCTCAATTGGACAGTACAATGACCAGTTCGAGACGGTCGAAAGCTTCCACGCCGAGAACATCTACTTTGAAGACACGCTGCACGCGTTCTACATCAAGACCTGGACTGACGACCGAGTCGGTTATCCTCCCAacggcggtggtggagggCTTGGTTTCGCTCGAAACATGCAAATGAGGAACTTGACCGTGAAGAACGCCCGCGGAGGCTTATTCACGGTCAGTCAGTGCACAAGGTTCAGTGGTGCACCCGGAGTCGGCAATTGCACCAACAGTCAATTCCAGGTGAGAGATGTCAACATCCAAGGCTTGAAGGGAACAACCAAAGACCGTAGAGTCGTAAGCCTGCAGTGCAGTGCTGTAGCACCGTGTACGAACATTGCTTTGAGCGATGTCGATGTGAGGTTTGCTGGCAACGGAACCACATTGGATAACTATCTTTGCGGGAACGTAGTGGGTAACAAGGGATGGGAGTGTACGGGACCGGTCTGTGTCGGTGGGAGTGCAACGGGAGGTTGTTGATGCGGGGATTGGAAAGCTTGACGGAAGTCGTTCAAGCCATAAAGATGCGGTCAGAAGAATGGAGAAGTGCCCCTCCTTTCATGTTTCCGAATAAACCGGATGTAAGCCCGTGCGCCGCCCGGCATCAACACCACGAAATTAATGAATCCACAAGGCCTCTACAGGCCTAAATCAACGCGTTTTGTTCCTAATTTTCTTGCCCTAAATGCCTGAGATAGTTAAGAGGGCTGGGAGACGTTTTCATCAGCACTTTAACACCCCGCCGCCGGTGTACGTGTCTGATGAGGCGTCCCAACAGCACCTCCACACACCTCAGCGCAGTGCAATCCTGGGTATTCTACACTTCTGCGACGTACACCACATACCTTGCTCTTTTAAAGATATTAAAGCTGCCCTTAATATCCCTCACTTAACTGCTTATGAGGTTGCTCAGTCTAAGGAGCCACGTACACTCCATCACAGCAACCACTCAGATGCACAGGGTGCACCACGACAGCTCACCGGAGCCAACGCACACGCAATAGTCGACTATCTAGATCACTGCCAGTTTGAAAAGAAAGCAGAGACTTGGCAGGACATACAGGTTGAGGCTGGGGTTATTCCACAAGGTGGGAAAGAGGCCTATTCACGCATTACAATATAGCGTAGAGTGCAGGAGATTGCTCCTATTACTAAGCATATTGCAGCTCAGGAGGATGATTATCCTCCTCATCGTCAGCGTGAGCGTCGTGAGTGGTGTAATACCCAGCTTCAAGTGCGTCCTCGTGGTAAACACTGGAAGAGTGTCTTATGGTGTGATGAGTTACATTAGAAAACTGGCCCACGACACAAGCGTAAGATCAAGAGGAGAAGAGGCAAGGGTGAAAGAAATAAGCCAGAGAACGTGCAGTATGATAAGCACCAGAAGCAAGAGCCAGAAGAGGTAGCAAAGGAGAGAAAGTTCCATCTCTTCTGTATGCTTAGATACAACTTTGCATAGTGTATGCCATATAAGACGTCTCACAGCAATAGCAAAATAACAAGCAAGGTGTTTATTAAGAAGATTTTACCAGCGTTACACACTAAGTTACTTCACTATGGTGGAGAGTGGTTATTGTACATGGACTTAGATAGTGCTCACACATCTAAAAAGACACTCAATTACATGTACCAGCATGGCTAGGACTACATTTTGGGATGCTTAAAGTCTCCAGATCTATTAATTATGGAGACTTAGGTATCTCCACTAAAGGAGAGGTTTTATAGGCGTACTTGTCGCTCAAAAACTGAAGGGATTTCACGTTTCTACCAGGTGTGGGCGGGTCTTAACCCTAAAAAGATCAACAAAACCATCACAGGCTACCCTGGCAGGCTGATAGAATGTCGAGATGTTGTTCAAGGACGTGCTACGAAATTCTAGCATTTTTTCTGATCAATCTGGCTCCAAAATTGAGTGATTTGGTGATAATTCGGCGTGGTGTTGATGCTGGGCGGCGCACGGGCTTACATCCGGTTTATTCTGAAACATGAAAGCCCTCTTCGTGAAGTCGCGCTAGTAGACCCCCTCACGCGAACCTCCACTTTCCTCGTCCCCTCAATCGACCATCCGTCATCCATCATATCGTATCGACGCTGCCTCAGCTTGTTCAGGCATCTGGCCATCTCGGTTCTGCCTGTTGCGCCATGTTGATGTATTCGTATCCACAACCTCGGTTCGTCTTCACAAGATGGGTTGGTTGGACACGCTTCCGGCTCCAGATATCCCCAGTATGGACTGCATGAGATGAGGAGAAGGTTTTCGGCGTTTGGTTGTGCTTTTCTTTATTCGTGTGGTATGGACACTGAAATGCGGAGGCTTCTACATGCCGCCAACCAAAGCATCGACATGACCTCGACACGAACTCAACACAAACAATCAGCAAGTCACTAATGCCTAGCCCTGTTGGTTGCATACATAGTACAGCATTCCGTCTGATTCAAGATGGTTCTGCTCCCGCGCCGCTTTGAAGAACAACAATCGCGCTCAATTGCGGCTACACCGCCTCGCTCGACTTGCCGTTGGAGACTTCTACAACATCATGACAGGCTACATTCGGGATTGTCGCTATCGGCGGAAACGTTTGAGCAACTTTGCACAACCGAGCTTACCCGGCAATGCCTGGCTTGAGTCGCGTAAAGACAATAACAATTCCAAGTTTTCACGACATCCTGTTTTCGTGCAATATAGCCTCTATTTTTCGATGGTCTGCCAAAATACTCTCCTCCAAAAAGATGAAGAGCAAGAGACAAGGAGAGCATGTCTGAGCGTTTGCGAAGCTGTTCAGCATCGTCTTCCAAGGGAGATTAGGGATATGATACTGGGGTATTTGTTGCTCGAAGATGGCGTGCACGCTCGACTATTCCACTACTATAACACACTCGACCCGAAAGCCCCAAGGCACTACTGGAACAAGGAGTTCACTGGAGAAGCAACCCTCCGTGAGCTGACTGAATCCTGGTATCGCTTGGTTCGCTTCGATTTCGACCGGAGCCTTGACTTCCTGCCACATTTGCTAGCCCAGGTCGATGCCACGCTGTGCTGCACACGCCAGGAGTTGATTGCAAAGGCGAGCTTCAAGATCCTACAATGTGACTTGGACGTATGGCCCGCAGCAGATGCGAACGGTATCCCTTCGCCACGGAGCCTGCTACTGAAGAACGTGGAGAAGTTGTTCTCGTTACGGCATGGCGCCAAGATCTACGTCGTACTTGAGTCACCATTGCCGTGGTTCTCAGGGTCGAAAAACCTTCAAGAGCGACAAGCTGGCTTCCTTACTCAAGTTCTGAATATTATTTTCCCGGCGCTGATACGTTTGCATCAAGCTGGCTACGAAATAGCTGTCGCCGTTGATCCTGGTTCGAATGTACGGTTCCTTGACGGACAGCAGATCTGGCGCTGCGAGCTGAACAACCTCATCACGCCCAACAATGCCCACTTTTCGCCTGAAGGCTTTGTCGAGAGATTTTGGAAGGTGTGCTATCGTTTCGGAATTAACACTGCGACTGTCGCTGATAGGAGGCAGGATGAGGGCAGAAAGCTCAAGTACAGATGCGTTGCTAGGACTGAAGTTTGAGATAAGAGGAGTTGCTCTTCTTGAAGCTCGACGATCAACGGCGAAAGCCACGATGAGTCCCACGCAAGTCTCGACGCGTGCTCTAGAAATTGCTCCTCAGATCACCAACACCATGAACGTCAAGAACGCTGCCGCTCCTCGTGCCGGTCAGTCATACAGGGTCAGTCATACACAGTCAATGACCTGGACTGCGCCATCGACCCAACCGGTTCGAGGTGCTCGAGGTGGCACCATCGCCTCGCTGGCGTCAAACCGATTAGATCAAGATAGCATGGTGGCAAAGGCAACCTTCGCATTGACGACGATACTGAAttcatcagcatcagcatcgtCAGGCCAATTATGTTGTTTCGACCCCCCACCGTCAGTGCAGTCGATTTGCCTCGATACTCCGCCGTCAGTGCGACTGGGTCGTTCTGGGGCCATAGAAACGTCAGTGGCAGCCCCGCCATCGACGAGAACGATGCCACCGAAAGAAGGAGCGCCACTAAAGAAAGCAGCGCCGTCAAGGAAGACTATCATGCCAGTCTCCACGAACCAGATGCTACCCACAATGTTTGCAAGAATTGTTCGATACAACACCGCAAAAACAAGGAGAGGATAGTTCACGACACAGACAGTGAAAGCGAGTTTGTCGATGACAGCTTTGTTGACGACACGTTGGTGCTTGAGAGCGAAGATAAGAATGTACCCCTACCAACCGTTTCTCCCTTCTTGAACAGGGCCTATTTCAGGCCTAAAGGAATAGGATCTTGACGTACTGGACCTTCCAGCAGCTCTTGATGCATTACGGCCCACGTTGGCCCTCAAGCCATTCTTACGGGACACTGCTGTTTTGCTGCTGCAGTATTGCATGATTGGGAATTTGAGCTGCGCGAGCACTGGCCCAGTCGACTCGAAATGATCCCGTGGCAATATTGGCAGCAGCATCGACAGCAGCCCTGCCCTTTCGAGCCAatcctcttcctccttgCCAACAACGGCAATTTTTTCGACCCTTCATGCAAGGGAGACCTAGTTCAAGATCTATACGGTATGCGCGTATACCAACTCGCGTCGTTTGTGTTTCGCTATTAACGAAGTTCGGTCGCCCCTGTTTGACGTCAGGAAGATTCGTAGCTGTGACTGATATCGGCAAGAGGACTCCATAGCGGGCCCAATGAGACACGTCTAACTTAGAATGAGCCGACACTCTGGCATGTGTTGCTGTTCTTCTTGTTCTCTCAACGTTCTCTAGGGATGGCGACCTGTTGCATCCCTTTGTCTGCGCTACCGACACGGGTCTAACGCAAAACCACCAATCCGGCATTCGGATCTACCAACCACCGAGAGCTTGGCGCAAGGAAGTCGGCGACGTTCAGTTGTCTAATGTACTTACCTTTTTCACTGTCACGCTGTCTGACTCAAGAACTACACCGTCACGTTCCCTATGCGATCCACTCCCATGCTGTTGAACCAGGCGAGCGGGACCTGGCTAACCCCCTAGGTTTAAGCGATGCGTCCTTTGATCGTTGTGTATCTTTGTATGCAGGCTATTTTTGGTTGTTGGAATACCCAACGAGGCGAAGCATGGGTACTATGTACCATGCTCTGGCCTCGCTTTAACGTTCATGTTCACGCATGCGGCACCACCAACAACGTTCGTCACCTGTGATGCTTACAACTTTGACGCAGTATGATGCTCTTGGTAACTCGTCCGTCGCCAGTCGCCGACCAAACCTAAGCCATGAAGACGCGGAGCACTGTATGCAACAACGTCTCGAGAAGCTCGAGCTGATGTCGTATATAAGCATGCATGATACCCTTGAGGAAGTCGTAATAGCTAGGATCAACCTTCGATTCAAACAAGTCAAACTATGTCTGCCATTCTTGCAATAGGCGCTGCGATAGCTGTTATTGCGTACACTGCCTTACGATTCCTTCTACACGCCACACAAAGTGTGCGGGAGCCTCGACTCGTGGAAAGCCGGTTGCCATTTCTCGACTCAGTCATTGGTATAGCAAGGCAACGAGCGGACTATCTGGCCAACCTCGGGTACGTGCTTACAGGCAATTGTGAGATGAACAGTCTGACATGTGTACAGTACGCGTTTTCGCTTGCCAGTCCTGACTCTGCGAATGCCTTTCCAGCGTCTCTACGTCGTCCACGCCCCGAACTTGATTCAAGTCATACAAAGCAAAGCCAATGCTCAAACGTTCGTGCCAAACCTCCTGGACTTTGGTATGCTCTTCAGTGGGCTTAACACCGAATCTCAGAACATCCTTCGCAGCGCTTTTGGGTTGAAGGGCAATGGCTTTACAATGAGCGTACACAAATACCTTCTGTCCGGCCCTTCACTCAAGACCGCGACCAAGGCTGCAGTTGACAGGTTGACGGCCAGTGTACCGAACAGTTTCACTAGGAACAATAGGGGTGGATTGCAAGAGATGATTCGTCACGAGCTCACACTGGCATTGACTGGCGCCATCTACGGACCGGAGAATCCTTACGATGACCCGGCGATCGAAGCCAGCTGGAGGTAGGTTCACCATATGATACTGGAATCCAAGGGATTTGTAGTTAACTTGTTCACCAGAGACTTTGTTCCAGGCATCAATCACCTGCTGTACAGTCTGTTCCCGGCCCTGACGGCACGCAAAGCTCTTCGTGCTCGGGATCGGATTGTTTGTGCGTTCAAGAAGTATTTCGAGACAAGCGGCCATCTTCAAGCTTTCCCCATGGTTGCGGAAATGCACGAACTCAACAAGAGTCATGGTCTCACTACAGAAGAGGCTGCCAAGATGGAGATGGCTACATCACTGGCAATGCTCAGCAGTGGCGCGGTCACTTCCTTCTGGCTGATGTATCACATTCTATCAGATGAAAAAGTGACCGCAAGCATCCGCGAAGAGCTGGAATCAGTCATTGGCAGTTCCACCCCCGATCTCGTCAGGGCCGTTAACCTTGGAGGTGTCAAAGACAGCTGTCCCACACTCGTTGCTATGCTGAACGAGACTCTTCGTTATCACAGCACCGTCATCAATATCAAACAGGTCCAGCATGACACCACTCTGGCTGGGCAGTATCTCCTCAAGAAGAATGGCATTGTCATGATCCCGGGCAGAAGCGTACACCACAACAAAGATATCTGGGGTCCTTCCGCTGATGCGTTCGACCATCACCGATTTCTCTCTCCCGACTCGAGGAGGAATGTCTCAAGTACTTCAGCTTTTCGTCCTTTCGGTGCTGGTACAACAATGTGTCCTGGACGACACTTCTCGACCAATGTCACACTGAGTTTGGCGGTAATCATCTTGCTCAGATTCGATGTTGTACCCATGAATGGGGAGTGGAGGCAGCCTACAAAGCGTCGTGCGGATATGTGGAATGCGATGCCTAAGCCTGACCAGGACATCGATGTCAGATTCGCGCCAAGAGGTGAGGAGAAGTTCGAGTGGAAGTTTTTGTGGGAGTGAAACCACCAGGGTACTGCATGCCGGGCACGGCCAACATGGTACCTAGCTCTATTGCATCGTTTTCGACAGAGTTTTCAACACGTTGCTGCAAGAGAAGAGCCGCAATCGTTGTAATTTTGAGCATCAGGCTTACGACCTTCCGTCAGGAGCTAGCCCTAATGCCGCGCTAGCGTCTAATAGCGATCCGGCGATGCCGttcccctctttctcctccATCGCTAATACATGAAGATTATCGAaagctttattaatatcGCCGGTAATGCTTGGCTGTCGTAGATGTTCATGACGTGCTCAAGCCGAGATGATAAGCTCACTTTTACTTGGCATTGGGTCTTATTTCGCTGCTACATATCTTACCTTCCTATTGCAGCAAGTAGCTTCGAGGCTTAGCCGGCTAGAGCAGCCCGTCAACGATGTTAGAGATTCGTGAAGCTCTGCTCCAGCCTTGGACATGGAAACCGGTAGCAAGCACCAAAGCAATGACCACAACATGAAACTACGGTGTCCCAGTTCCCCTTCACCAAGCGACCAACCGGAAACCCGCGCAGAGCCGCACTGATCCAAAGGACAATACCTACCGTAGTACCTGTCCCGGGCTGCCCAGCGATCTTCACTGCGTTCAAAGCTACCCGTGGCCATCCATCCAATGGCGACAATCTGCACGAGGAGTAGTTTCCCCTTTGAGTCTAATCATTGTAAGACACGGGAACTATGCATCTGCTCCACGGACTTGCTATCCCAACAGTACGAGACAACCAGGGAAGCAATGATGTGAACTGGACCTTGTGACACTGAAAATCCAGGTATAAGTTAACGCCGGTCCTTGGGAGTTGACTGACTGTCAATACGTTTGTTGTTTCAGTCCACGAATATGGCACGCTTTACACAGCTTGCCATCCTTTTGGCGGCAGCTTCGCTCAGAAATGCTCGCGCTGCCTCTTTTGTTAAGCGACAGGTACCCGCCAATGCTACGGGTGTCACGACCATTACCTCGCCGCAGGGTGCACAGATACGGTACAAGCAGCCCGGTAAGCATGGCATCTGCGAGACCACACCGGGTGTCGACGACTATTCTGGATACATTAGCTTGAACGAAAAGACAAACATGTTCTTCTGGTTCTTTGAAGCCCGCGAGAACCCCTCAGAGAAGCCGCTCACGTTATGGCTCAACGGCGGACCGGGATCTGACTCCTTGATTGGTCTTTTCCAAGAGCATGGACCTTGTAATGTCACTGAAGACCTCAAGACTCAGCTGAATCCGTACTCTTGGAACGAGCACAGCAACATGCTATATCTAAGCCAGCCTGTTGGCGTAGGCTTCTCCTACGAGACTACAGAGGTGGACGATAAGGGCAGATACTCGCTCGTTGATCCTGACAAGGCCAACACCACCGAAGCTGCAGCCATCGGTGCCTGGCACATCCTGCAGGCGTTCTTGGAGCTCTCGCCCCAGCTCGACGCCGACATCAAGAACTTGACATTCAACCTGTGGACTGAGAGGTAATGCGATGCTATCTGCCAGCAACTCAACGCTAACTTGACCAGTTACGGAGGACACTACGGCCCAGGTAACCTTGCCTGTATCCAAGGTTCGCTAGGCAGTGTGTTGACCATCTATTGTAGGCTTCTACAACTACTTCTACAAGCAGAATGAGGCTATTCGAAACGGCTCTACCAAGGGCGTTGAGTTGCACATGGACACTCTTGGTATCATCAACGGTATCATCGACGAACAAAGTAGGAACTTCTGTTCGTAACAACGAATATTTGTGCTAACACAATGCAGTCCAGGCACCGTACTATCCCGAGTTCGCTGTCAACAACACCTATGGCATGTGAAAGGCGTATTTGGGGAGTGAGACGATTTCTAACAAAAGATTAGGCATCAAGGCAATCAACGACACGATCTAGTAGGTCAACCTACCTCTTACCGTCTCAGGGGCGCTAACGACCATCAGTACCTTCATGAAGCAGGCGTTTTACATCCCAGGAGGCTGTAACGACCAGATCGAGTACTGCAAACAGTCCGATCGCAGCACCGAAGACGGTCAACTCACTTGCTCTCAAGCCATGAACTTGTGCCGCTCCCTTGTAGAACAGCCCTTCTACGAATTTGGTGGTCGCGGCGTCTACGACATCCGCCATGCTTACCGTACGTTGTGGGACCCAAGATTCCAAAAGTTTTGATCATTCACTGACACCACGATAGACGACCCAACACCACCCGGCTACTTCGCGGACTTCCTGAATCTCGCCTCTACTCAAGAAGCTCTCGGTGTCAACATCAACTATACCTCCACTAGCTCGTCTCAGGTCTTCTCGGGCTTTTCATC of the Ascochyta rabiei chromosome 20, complete sequence genome contains:
- a CDS encoding Cholesterol 7-alpha-monooxygenase — protein: MSAILAIGAAIAVIAYTALRFLLHATQSVREPRLVESRLPFLDSVIGIARQRADYLANLGTRFRLPVLTLRMPFQRLYVVHAPNLIQVIQSKANAQTFVPNLLDFGMLFSGLNTESQNILRSAFGLKGNGFTMSVHKYLLSGPSLKTATKAAVDRLTASVPNSFTRNNRGGLQEMIRHELTLALTGAIYGPENPYDDPAIEASWRDFVPGINHLLYSLFPALTARKALRARDRIVCAFKKYFETSGHLQAFPMVAEMHELNKSHGLTTEEAAKMEMATSLAMLSSGAVTSFWLMYHILSDEKVTASIREELESVIGSSTPDLVRAVNLGGVKDSCPTLVAMLNETLRYHSTVINIKQVQHDTTLAGQYLLKKNGIVMIPGRSVHHNKDIWGPSADAFDHHRFLSPDSRRNVSSTSAFRPFGAGTTMCPGRHFSTNVTLSLAVIILLRFDVVPMNGEWRQPTKRRADMWNAMPKPDQDIDVRFAPRGEEKFEWKFLWE